In a single window of the Necator americanus strain Aroian chromosome X, whole genome shotgun sequence genome:
- a CDS encoding hypothetical protein (NECATOR_CHRX.G22115.T1) translates to MRVQKFSIRRDKTVRFPLSVIQSVQYVQSDFNPFSGSISTGNWTSPHTFQMITKPVAIDIFVQHLGVSIDKTTGCLLYFGRLSLVDCFIVDLSQFKSNNGGEQSLSLTGTQLGTQLQLTLSIQCINGMMGDMCDMSCSTAATANNFVICTNNRTGEHFNCTYNSYNAQVSQCALCATGSTAFNGTCVVPIKEVYLGVSKAFRIWTIVLGCLLGIAVLLLLCLIITYIIVKNRERYDERLYNTSNVYTNGQAGRRLLEEEKVSKIASVKGRERYDDGSAYRTSKTTGVSGVYANGQAGRHLFEEEDITKSASVKGRECYDQGSTYRTSRTTGVSGVYTDGQAGRHLLEEEDITKSASVKSRGRYDEGSANRTRKATDVYTNGHAVRPLIQEEEWTTITRRPITTELESSYIRTGVITTTTTSRQEHQV, encoded by the exons ATGAGGGTACAGAAGTTTTCGATTCGCAGGGATAAAACAGTAAGATTCCCACTTTCTGTTAT TCAATCGGtacagtacgtccaatccgaCTTtaatcctttttctggatcgaTTTCGACAGGGAATTGGACTTCTCCCCACACATTCCAGATGATCACAAAACCA GTCGCTATTGATATCTTTGTCCAGCACTTAGGAGTATCTATAGACAAAACGACAGGATGTCTATTGTACTTTGGAAGGCTTAGTCTG GTTGACTGCTTCATCGTCGATTTGTCGCAGTTCAAAAGCAATAATGGAGGAGAACAGTCGCTGTCATTAACAGGGACTCAACTGGGAACGCA ACTACAACTTACCCTTAGCATTCAATGCATAAATGGAATGATGGGCGATATGTGCGACATGAGTTGCTCTACAGCGGCAACAGCGAACAACTTTGTTATTTGCACGAATAACCGTACTGGGGAGCACTTTAATTGTACATATAATAGTTACAATGCTCAG GTGTCGCAGTGTGCACTTTGCGCGACAGGTAGCACTGCTTTCAATGGCACTTGCGTGGTACCAATAAAGGAGGTATATCTg GGGGTATCGAAGGCGTTCCGTATATGGACGATAGTGCTTGGATGTTTGTTGGGAATAGCTGTCCTCCTACTTCTTTGTCTCATAATCACCTACATTAT AGTAAAAAATCGAGAACGCTACGATGAGCGTCTATACAACACCAGCAATGTGTATACTAACGGACAAGCTGGTCGACGTCTtttagaagaagagaaagtttCGAAAATCGCGAG TGTGAAAGGACGAGAACGTTATGATGACGGTTCTGCGTACAGAACTAGCAAGACTACGGGGGTTTCTGGCGTTTACGCTAACGGACAGGCTGGTCGTCACCTCTTCGAAGAAGAGGATATTACCAAGTCAGCGAG TGTGAAGGGTAGAGAATGCTATGATCAGGGTTCTACGTACAGAACTAGCCGGACTACGGGCGTTTCTGGTGTGTATACTGACGGACAAGCTGGTCGTCACCTTCTTGAAGAAGAAGACATTACCAAGTCTGCAAG TGTAAAAAGTCGAGGACGATATGACGAGGGTTCTGCGAACAGGACTAGAAAAGCTACTGATGTTTATACCAACGGCCATGCTGTTCGACCTCTCATACAAGAAGAGGAGTGGACTACGATAACGAGAAGGCCTATAACTACAGAACTTGAG AGCAGTTACATACGTACTGGAGTTataacgacgacgacgacatcAAGGCAAGAACATCAGGTCTAA
- a CDS encoding hypothetical protein (NECATOR_CHRX.G22116.T1): MLGASRFTQVRDGIRSSLLRQRSKIRDAAAFAKKSKIRWAGHVIRFNDNRWTRAVSDWVPRDIKRTTGKPPTQWSDFFTKSLKEKYDALRVPRERRNHWATLARDRDKWKNYWRPLDQFEDQRESSHLSQNQNQLENFTSPRAEQC; the protein is encoded by the coding sequence atgctaggagcatcccgtttcacgcaagtgagggacgggattcgaagttctctcctacgtcagcgatcgaagattagagacgccgccgcgtttgccaagaaaagtaaaataaggtgggccggacacgtgatacgctttaatgacaaccgttggaccagagccgtgagcgactgggttccccgcgatattaagcgcactacaggaaaaccgccgacccaatggtcagatttcttcacgaagtccttgaaagaaaaatatgatgctcttcgtgtcccacgcgaaaggaggaaccactgggctactctggcacgcgatcgggacaaatggaagaattactggcgcccgctcgaccagttcgaagatcaacgggagtcaagccACTTAAGCCAAAACCAGAACCAGCTTGAAAATTTTACTTCTCCACGGGCAGAGCAGTGTTAA